The Deltaproteobacteria bacterium genome window below encodes:
- a CDS encoding pyruvate ferredoxin oxidoreductase, with product MKPKIPIERFEIRLSGLGGQGILTLGRIMGEALALHHGYEVAQTQSYGPEARGGASRADLVISMDRISYPKPVSLDLLVALSQEACNLYFRNLKPEGRLLVDTTLVSQTPSNVFWGLPFTELAKEKIGLAQTTNVVALGALSHILPFMNPAAVKKCLLGILPPKIHEINKKAFDLGLKQAKKHLADSPTDWGLSS from the coding sequence ATGAAACCGAAAATCCCCATTGAACGCTTCGAAATCAGGCTGTCAGGATTGGGCGGTCAGGGAATTTTGACTCTGGGCCGAATCATGGGCGAGGCCCTGGCTCTCCACCATGGTTACGAGGTCGCCCAGACCCAGAGTTACGGACCCGAGGCCCGCGGAGGGGCCAGCCGCGCGGATTTGGTGATCAGTATGGACCGCATCAGCTACCCCAAGCCGGTCAGCCTGGATCTTCTGGTGGCTCTGAGCCAGGAGGCTTGCAACCTCTACTTCAGAAACCTCAAACCCGAAGGCCGTTTGCTGGTCGACACCACTCTGGTCAGTCAGACCCCGTCCAATGTATTCTGGGGCCTGCCGTTCACCGAGCTGGCCAAGGAAAAAATTGGGCTGGCCCAGACCACCAATGTGGTCGCCCTCGGGGCCTTGAGCCACATCCTGCCCTTCATGAACCCCGCGGCAGTCAAAAAATGCCTGTTGGGGATTCTTCCCCCCAAGATTCACGAAATCAACAAAAAGGCCTTCGACCTTGGACTCAAGCAGGCCAAAAAGCATCTGGCCGACTCACCGACAGATTGGGGTCTCTCCTCTTGA
- a CDS encoding 2-oxoacid:ferredoxin oxidoreductase subunit beta, protein LAIGGNHLIHAARKNIGLTALILNNNIYGMTGGQKSPTSPFGSVTSTSPFGQIEKDFDVVELLKAAGANYVARSTVMHVNLMDRLLQEALTKPGFNVLEVMTPCHTQYGRKNKFKTNVEMYKWYKKTAMPLDRFLELPPDKQKDRIPIGVFADRGCPGLEERYYGLKERLTTGGTR, encoded by the coding sequence CTGGCCATCGGCGGCAACCATCTCATTCACGCCGCCCGCAAGAATATCGGACTGACGGCCCTGATTCTGAACAACAACATCTATGGCATGACCGGTGGGCAGAAATCCCCCACCAGCCCCTTCGGATCCGTCACGTCAACCAGCCCCTTCGGCCAGATCGAGAAGGACTTCGACGTTGTCGAACTTCTGAAAGCCGCAGGAGCCAACTACGTGGCCCGAAGCACAGTCATGCACGTCAATCTCATGGACCGTCTGCTCCAGGAGGCCTTGACCAAGCCCGGCTTCAATGTCCTTGAAGTCATGACCCCCTGCCACACCCAGTATGGGCGTAAGAACAAGTTCAAGACCAACGTCGAAATGTACAAATGGTACAAGAAGACGGCCATGCCCCTGGATCGTTTCCTGGAACTCCCGCCGGATAAACAGAAGGACCGGATCCCCATAGGCGTCTTTGCCGACCGAGGATGCCCGGGTCTGGAGGAGCGGTACTACGGACTCAAGGAAAGATTGACCACGGGGGGCACGCGATGA
- a CDS encoding DedA family protein, with translation MEEFLAQYGYVAIVIGTVLEGGTVLTLAGFAAHRGLMELFPWVVAAGAVGSFVDCLVWYAFGRYGVGFAAGRVERVRGKIERIEALLFRWKALFVMGARFIPGFRTAGALGVGLWKYPWPRFLIFNAVGSWVWSVVLASVGYGFGQGLTALIGEFKVWGWAILTMLVLAAGVSWAAWHHIWRKGKDSAGKRFPGRP, from the coding sequence TTGGAAGAGTTCCTGGCCCAATACGGATATGTGGCCATTGTCATCGGTACGGTGCTGGAAGGAGGAACCGTCCTGACCCTGGCCGGATTCGCCGCCCACAGAGGTCTCATGGAACTGTTTCCATGGGTGGTTGCCGCCGGGGCTGTTGGAAGCTTTGTGGATTGCCTTGTCTGGTACGCCTTCGGTCGGTATGGAGTTGGATTCGCCGCAGGCAGGGTCGAGCGGGTCCGAGGGAAGATCGAACGGATTGAGGCCCTGCTTTTTCGATGGAAGGCTCTATTCGTCATGGGGGCGAGGTTCATCCCTGGCTTTCGAACGGCAGGGGCGTTGGGCGTAGGGTTGTGGAAATACCCATGGCCCCGATTTCTCATTTTCAATGCCGTCGGGTCCTGGGTCTGGTCGGTGGTTTTGGCCTCGGTCGGCTACGGGTTCGGCCAGGGATTGACGGCCCTGATAGGGGAGTTCAAGGTTTGGGGATGGGCGATTCTAACCATGCTGGTCCTGGCCGCAGGAGTCTCCTGGGCGGCCTGGCACCACATCTGGAGAAAGGGAAAGGACAGTGCGGGCAAACGGTTTCCTGGCCGGCCATGA
- a CDS encoding amino acid-binding protein yields the protein MTYALSVLGEDRPGIVADVSECLLDLGFNIEDLTQTILQGEFAAIFIVSGGEPTGLEATLREHLRRRGLSLKVKPVARSERQASALAAWAFVVTTTGPDCPGQIAAFSRVMSSFGCNITNLKAIKREETFSMIFEIDVLSGTDLTDFKSRIDVTAARFGLSSSVQHREIFEAINRI from the coding sequence ATGACCTATGCTTTGTCCGTGCTCGGCGAGGATCGTCCCGGTATCGTGGCCGACGTGTCCGAATGCCTCCTGGATTTGGGATTCAATATCGAGGATTTGACCCAGACCATTCTGCAAGGCGAATTCGCGGCGATTTTCATTGTTTCCGGAGGTGAACCCACGGGCCTGGAGGCAACGCTCAGGGAGCATCTGAGGCGACGTGGGCTGTCTCTGAAGGTGAAGCCCGTCGCTCGTTCCGAGCGGCAGGCTTCTGCCTTGGCAGCCTGGGCCTTCGTGGTCACGACCACAGGTCCGGACTGCCCCGGGCAGATCGCGGCCTTCAGTCGGGTCATGAGCAGCTTCGGGTGCAATATCACCAATCTTAAGGCCATCAAGCGGGAGGAGACTTTCTCGATGATTTTTGAGATCGATGTCCTGTCCGGGACGGACCTGACGGATTTCAAGTCTCGAATCGACGTTACGGCCGCTCGGTTCGGGCTGAGTTCCAGTGTCCAGCACCGGGAGATATTTGAGGCCATCAATAGAATTTGA